CTTTGAAAGTGAATCTGTGCTCTCATTAGCTTTGATGATATCTGCAGAGGCAAATTTTAAGTCCAATAAAGGCTTGCTGACAGTGAAGGATTTCCTTGGGAGAAGTTTTGGTGAGTTACCCGTTGAGGAGCTTGGAGACTTTGTTAGATCGGGTATTAAAGTTGGTGAAGCATCGAAGATACGAGCCTCAGAAGATATCGAAGTTTGATGAGAAGAAGCTGTACTATTGTCTCTTTTCATTAGCTCATGAAGACCTTCAAAGTTTCCATGGTGAATGTAAGAAGATCCAGGCGCTTGCATAGAAGTTGGACGTACCTTTCTAGATGGCTTTACAAACGCATGTTTCTGAGGCTGTATGCCTTCAATAATATCTTTATGGTCATTACTTCTAGACCTTGGTTTTGAATCAACACTCTTCAAGGATTCTCTCTCACTTGCATCAAATACTGCCTGTAAAGCAGCAGATGCCGCTGAGTTGCTTCTATTATGGCCATTTCGTTTACCGAGTGGAGAATATCGGCTTTCTACAACTAAAGAAGAAGGGCGTGCCAAAATATGAGATTGGAATTCTTTTGGTGGTACTGGTAAGCTCACCAAGGCTGAATCAATAATTAAAGAGTCACGCTTATTGTCTTTTGAACCAGAAGAATAGTTGGAATAAGTTGAGCCAGGCCTCTTGTTGGGATAAAATTGGGGTTTAGATTTtctgtatatatttttcgTATTAGAAAGTCTGTCCCATTCATCTGGGGTTATTGACAAGAATGTCGAGTGAGACTCTAACCATGGGTGCTTTTCTATTGACCTTATGTTtattctcttctttggatCTATGACAAGTATTTTTCTCAGTAAATCCCTAGGTACAGGATTGATGTATTCTGGAAACTTCAGAGGGGTATTGAGAATGTAATTGTATAACCTTGATATATCGTGGCCATCTGGATTTTTTGGATCATCATCCCAAGGCAAGTAACCAGCAAGCATAGCAAACAAGATAATTCCACAAGACCACGTATCAGCTTTTCTTGCATCGTAAGGCCTGTTTGAAACAACCAATTCTGGTGCAGCATAGCATGGAGATCCGCATGATGTTTTCATCATACCGTTCTGTCGTAGAAATTCGTtaacaaaaccaaaatcagTAATTATTAAGTTTTCCTCATTGTCCAGCAATAAGTTTTCAAGTTTCAAATCTCTATGGACCAGTCCTTTAGAGTGTATGTAGTGCACAGCACTTATCAATTGAGAGAATAATCGGCAAGCGTGGTTCTCTTTTAATCTCCTCTTCCTTTGAATAAACTTGTAGAATTCACCTCCAGCGGCATATTCTAGAACAATTCCTATATATTTTGAGTTTTGTAGAACTTCTTCGAGTTTGACAATATTTGGATGTGATAAATGCTTTAGTGCGTTAATTTCTctgtatatttttgtttcttttgaaggGTCCTTTGTTATGAAATCACGtttgatcaatttgatCGCTACTTGCTTAGGAACTTTGAAAGTCATTGGCTTGTTTCCGGCATTACCTTCAGTGTTATCACACTGTTGGTATGCCGATTTCGACCAGGCAAGTTTTACTTTTCCAAACTCTCCCTCTCCAAGTGTGGCCCCGATGACATAGGGTCCGAACGTTACATGTTTGCGATGTTTCGGCCCTTGATGGTCCTGGGGTCGTTGTGTCTTATCATGTTCACTATTATTGGTTCTTTCATATGATATGCTTCCGCCTCCATAATATGTATGTCTTTTGCTGGCAGtcatatattatattattgaaTTGTGTTCTCCTAgtacttctttttttttataataatatcGGAATGTTGCTGGTTGATATATCTTGGTATGCACTTGATAAGAATATGGTTAGATGCCACAAGAACTTTATTGGTGTTATATTATGTTCCTGTTAAACCAGAAAAAGGTTAATGGAGCAGATCAGTTGTTCCCAGTACTCTGGTCTTTAGTATTAAGATAAAAAATAGTCGATCTGCAAAATAAAAGTCCTTAAAAGTAAATAAagaattagaaaaaaaagtaaagtTGATGTTTTCTCCTATGCCAAAAGGTTTTAGTCACTGACCAGGTTAGTATAATGGAGACGATCAAGGGATGAGGTTCAGCTCTTATAATATACCGAAAGTACCCACTATAAAATTATTTGAGAACACTCCAGGAGAAAAGAGGAACACgatagttttgaaaaataccGAATAATGGACTAATTCTCAAATTAGGGCTTTGCAAATTGAAGATGGAACATAAAATATTAGTCTATACGTTCTCCCTGGAGAAGCACTGCTCTTGTTGTCAAGAAGATATCGTATCTatgctttcttcttttgcttcGTTTTCACTTGCAAGATTTTTGTTATGATTTCAGTCGAGATAGGTAATTATCACTGCAGAAGTACCAGCTTCAAGCTATACTGAGATGTGCTTTCTGCCATAGTCCCAATAACAAATGGCTATATTGAAAGAAGCCATTTGTTTATGTTTCCAGGAAAATCAGTTTGCTTATATATTTCCTGATTCGGATAAATACAcaattttagtttttttatttttccttCCGAAAGTCTACTGAAAATGATGATCTGTACGGGGATTATCTGTAGGCAGAAAGTAAAGACAATAAGACTTTGATTTATAGATGCCAATTCATATACGTGTCTGCTTCTGTTCTGTTTTAGATGGCATACTAAGGTTTTAACGAAACATCTAGGATTCTGCTGTCTTTTAATTTcttaatttgtttttgaaatacttcaatattctattttcaggttgaaaataaaagtgTCAATCGCAATTGTGACACGCGTTTCTCCAAAATAGAATAAACTCCACGATAACTCAGATAAATACATCATAAAAATACTACTATATATaacaagcaaaaaaaattttttagcGAGAAGAGACACAAACCATCCCACGAATGTTCTGAATACTATGTGATGTGAACAATACTTCCCATTACATTTGTAGCAAGGTACAGTACAACATACAAATACGTTCATTGCATAACTATTTTGATTGAAAAAACACGAATGACGTATTTTCTCACCTTCCCCTCCCCCATTGTTCGTGAGCACTTAGACGAACGAAATTCTTAATTAATAGAAGGGTTCCCCCATTCGTACGTACACTTCTCTGTAATGAGAGAAACAATTGGACCCTGAAAAAATTGAGTTTTACTTCGAGTTTTTCTTGGAGTGTCTCTACTGATTGGTGCACCGAGCATGCCTACGTAATCTGGATGCTCCCCGGAGGTTCCTATATCTTTATCCGTTGCACGTAGGTTTCTGAGTAAAACACCGTTTCCCCGGAATTAAATATTTGCTTGATTCTATTTTTTCCTGCAACGCTTTCTTAGGACATGGTTGAACCCGCTCCGAAAACGATTAACTGATTTGTCTTTCCCCGGCGGTTGTTAGGAACTCCAGGTAAAGGACCGTTGTTGCTAATTTTAGAGGCAGGTGGATAAGATAAGCAGCATTACTCTGTGCTATACAACTGTGTATATAGTTTGCAACAGTTGCACTTGCATAGTGTAAGATTGCATCGGGTTAAATATAGAAGTGCTAATAGCAGTGATACTTTGTCTTATCTGTCAAACGGGGCCATATATTTAAGGAACATGCGCAAATGACCTTGTCCGGGCTGGAGAGGTGATAAATATTCCTACCTTTCTGATGTAGAACCAGGGTGGGGAAGTAGTGTCGAAACGTCATTCTGCTGTGTACAACAAATATATGTACGCAGACGTGTgtcaaaaaattaaaactTTATCGTTGTTCGTTAAATACATATTGCGTTAGATAATGGATAACAGTCTATTTTATGAAAGTTAGAGAGCGCCAAGTGGGAGTAAATTAATAAAGATAAGTTATACATACGTAACTCGAGAAATTTGCCCTCTAACTGTCCTCTGCTTCAGGCAATACACCTGTGAATGGCTTATATACGGTTATCAGACCGTCAGTGTCTATAGTTCCTATGAGACCCTCAATTATAGGGTGAACGGAAACGCTGTTCTTCTTTGTGGATTTTCCCAAATGTCTGCGGGAACCTCCAGTATGGTAAAATGTCAGAGATTCGGCCTGTATTTCCTCGGTATCTAGGGAGTCTATTGCGCTCTGGTCACCTCCCTCACTGAACAGCTCTGAAACTTTCTCGAAATAGTTAAAGACATCCCAGTGATATATGCTTCCTGATATACCTACGGTTATGAACTCAGAAGGAGAACTTGCTGAGAATTCAACGCTTGAAATGGGCTCTTCTACGTGGTTACTGAGTGATAAAAGTGATTCTTGACGTTTGTCGCCTCCAGTGGTTGCAGTCTTCACAGTTAGTCTCTTCACATCCCAGAAGTTAATGATACCGTTCGCACCTCCTGTTATTAGTAAAGTTTCTACCAATGGGGAAAAGGCAAATGAGAGAATGTGCTCATTCTCAATTTTCCAAATAGGTGTAGCTAGATTTCTTGAGTCGTAAAAGTATAAGTTGCCAGAGTTATCGCAAAACCCAAAGATATTGTCATTGTAGAATTTGATGTTATGGACAGACTTGGTCCCTGGCAAATCAAGACTAATTAGGAGCTTTCCTAAGTCCTTATCGATATTGGAAAATACTTTGATAACTGTCCTGTCTTCATTTAGTACTGCCTGGCTAACGATAATCTTCTCGCCATTCAATGATAAGTCAAAGTCGAAATCAATCTTGTTCAGGCTATCATTAACAAAATCTTCTTCCAGCTCATATTTGTTAGGTATTATCTTGGCACCACCATCGACCATGGACACTGGGGATTCAGTGCTCTCCTGGAACCATACGATAGCACCACTGTCCAGCAGTGCCACTACTTTGCCATTTCCGACGCACTtgattttatatatattacaattAGCTGCAGCTCTCCATTTGGGAGATAGATCCTCCGATTGTATTCTGCTAACTATTTGATCAAATTGGGGCAACTGTAACTTTTCATTGGGTTGAAGGGTATCCTTTTGTAAATGTAGACCCAAGGGTAAGTCACAATCTAGGCTGTAAATCTCATTACCGATACCATAGTATATAACTGTCGACAACGTCCCATTGGCCTTGTTTGGTATTACTTCATCAGAAAAAGTCAAACAACATGGAACATCCTTGATTGTGCCTTTACTTGCATTAGCATATTTCGGCTTCATGGTGGAAATATGCTGGTAAAGAAGCGGAATAGTCTTCTTCCAAATTTTGAACTCTTCATTGCGAAGTTTGTTGCTTGCAATTTCTGTATCAACTGTCATACCTATTTAAATACAACCGTCTTTTCTCCAAGTACTCTAAAGTGTATTAATCGTATCTTTGCTCTGCCAGCCAACTCTCAGAGAAAACCACaagaaaaggaaacaaATATCTTACAGGTGTGTTATTAATTGGCTAGTTATAAAACGTATGATGTATATTAGATATTAGAAACTATTTATTGTAAAACGTTTTGAATGGGTATTCTTTCGAGTTTTtaatttggaaaaaaaaaggcaGATGAGTGTTGTATGTTTTCGTGCATAATGGACTGCAGCCAAATGGTTAATTGATAATAGCAATACTAAAGCtgtataaatatatatatataaacttCCTTTGAAAGTTGGTATGCAGAGATTGATCTGTAGTACTGGCAATGCTAATCCAATTAGCTTTATTTGTTGCTTTAAAGTGGCAGCAAAATCATGAAAATCAAGTATTTTAGAAACAGACAAGACAATTTCGTCAGTATCAGAGATACGTTATCAGCACACGTTTATATCATGTGCTTTGACATCTATGATCTCATTATATGCTCAAAATAATTGATATTAAGTTGCCTTTTCCTTGTCGATATTGATAGGTCTAAGCGCTTCAAATGAGTCTCAAGAGAAATGATTTGCCTTGTGTACTGATCTGAGGTCATGGTAGACCAGTCGGAGTGCTTGTTACATCTTAATTTAATGCAAATACCTTCTATTTCATTACAATCTGGTGTACTTGTCGTTATTTCGGAATATTTGTTGTAAAACTCTTCTGGATTGCAAGGTATCTTGGCTAGGTTGAGAGAATAACCGCAGATAGCCTTCTttgatcttcttttttgagatttctttttctttttcttggtCTTAATGGTATCATTCACattctcttcttgttcaataGTATTATCCTCTCCATTGATTAGTTTATTGACTGAGCTAATCCAGTCTAAGTATTTATCAAGCTCTTctactttcttttttaagCCCTCAATTTGATTGTTCGTTATGTTATCTTTTTCTGTTAACAGATCTTTATAGTATTTATCATCATTGATTATCTTGTCGTAAATCTCACCATGCCTATCAACTCTATCGATATCGGAATCGATAAATGATGAGGAACCAAAGGTTTTAAACTTCTCTACATTATTCTTGGTAGCGTGATAAACATCTTTCAACAGCTTATCATCAGACTCATTAGCGTATCTATTATTAAGGTcgtttttgatttttacCTTATTTAGTAATCGAGACATATACTCTTTCCCATGCTCTTTGGAACAGTATTTGCTACCAGATTCGCAAGGCTCATAGCAATCCTGGAGCCTACACTTTTTCTTCCATAATGATTTGGGGCATTCACCATCACCTTTAGATCCAGGACCAGTTATGCCTACACGGCAATACGGACATATGAAAGACTCGACTAAATTCCTGTATGTTTCAGGTATCTTCATACACTCAAAGTGAAACCAGTCATCACATCCGTCACATCCCACCATTAACTCACCATAATCAGGTTTCTTACATATACAATAGACATCCTCACCAGTGTTAGTATCTATTTTGGTTGTAGAGTATGGCGGACACCATTCAGGCAATAAATTAGACATTATCTTCTTGCTCAGGTAGCTAAGCTATTGAGGTTTCTTATTGGATTAGGTAAGGTGTAATAGACTTGTACTatgatatttatatattactaCAGGTACTATTATCCTTGTATCATATAGCATTTGCTTAGCCACTTGGCCCTCCATCGCTGATTTTTCAGTCATTATTTCTCGGACTGCCAGCAAGGACGCGATGAGGTTCGAAAATATGAAGGCTTTTGAGCTTTCgatatcttttttttacaaGAGGAATagacaaaaaatatatctcATGAAAGGTATGTATAGAGTCTATAAATCGTAACGCTAGTGCGACGATATGCATAAATATAGTATTCAATAAGAATATAGCTAAGTCTTGCGTTAAATAGTGCCTAGATGGCGAATAAAAAGTAAAATGTCAGGCCCAGATATGCAGAGGAAGAATACTCATTGGTTGACCTTCTTAACATCACGATTCATTGATGCATTGTTTAATAGTTGCTCATAGATATTCTTGACAGCACCTTCGAGATGTTCTCGCTCATTATCTGTTAAATCCGATTCAGATGTGACAATACCGTTACCTTCTAACTCGTTCTGTTTCAAAATGTTATACAAGCTCTCGATATCACAGCAATGGTAGTCATTGATCTTCTGGATTAATTCTTCGATGGAACTTACACCTTTTGCCTTGATTATGGCTGTTCTTAATTCAGGCCCTGATGGTAATTTTGTGaaaatcttcttctctttaCTATCAATGGATGGTAAGGTAGTCTGAGAGGTCGATGCAGACACAGCACTTGATTCGCCGTACTGAGATTCACCATCAGGATATAAAGCTTTCTGCTGCTGGATGTAGAAGCCCCATTTGTGGAAGtcaccttcttcttcctcctGCTTTTTGCTGGCTAGTGAAGTTGTGGACGATCTACGGGAGAATACTGGCCTTCCGGTTAGTGTGTCGATTGTTCTTCCGGATTCGGTAGCCATGAGATGGGGTCTTTGTTGTAAGTTATCATTCTCATTCACCTGTAGATCTCTCTCGTtactattttcatttaaGTTATCAGTTTCAACAACATGTCTCAAGTTTGGATGATCGACTAAGGAGTCGCTTGAAGCAATTTTGTTCTCACCCAGTACTTCCGATAGATTTGGCATATTGTCAAAGATGTCAAGAATATGAACCAAATTCTTTTCCAATAGGATCAATCTTACAAgattctctttctcttgcATTGGTAAGTCTCCcgattttcttttttcaaacAGATTGTCAATCGTTTGTTGGACATTATTGTGGATTTTGTGAAGTTTTTGAACATATTTCTTAAGAAGGTACCTCTTTGTAGCATCTTTCTTTTCGATGATTTGTTTTGTGTTCAATTGCGTTAACCTCTCGAGGACATCCTTAGCTGTCATGGTAACCAAACTACCATCAAATAGTAATTCATCTTGAGAATCCAGCTCATCAAGTTGAAATGAAGAGTCCATGGTCCTTCTCATGTTACGCATCAAACATAATGCCAACCTTGAGCTAACTTCGTCAGATATGGAACTGTAATCAATATCCAGCCCTACCAAATTAGGAGAGTCCCTAACAAAAGCATATAAGGTTGCTGAGAAGTTATTCTTGGCAAACACAGTACCTGAATTGGAGTCGCCGTTGGTAGAAAGATTTTCAGCGCTCTCCGTTTCTGACATTGGTGGTTTTTGAGATAACATTGAGACATGAATCAAGCCAGTACATTTAGCTAGAAGATTACAAACAACTGTCATTTCCTTGTATGTCATGTTTTCGTTATCGATATGCAAACGTTTCAGTTGTGGGAAACGAGGCAAATATTTATACATGTATGGTAAGATATCTGGAAAGACTTGAGGTAAGTTGCTTAAATCTAAAAACTCTAGATTTGGTAGCTTCGAGAGTGCTTTTAGCAACAAAGCCATATCGTTGGTGGATTGGATATTCGTGGAGTTTAAGGTAAAATAATGCAAATTTGGATAAGTTAAGCTGGAAAGTTTTCCTAATGTTGGCTTTATCAAGTTTGAGAGGTCGTTAAAGCCCAAATCAACACCTTGCACATTGTAGTTAGACATCCATTCCAGTAAAAACTTGTAGTGTTGAACACTGCAAATTGACTTTGTAGCGTTAGCCAAACCGAGTCGTATCCCATTTGTTAAATGTTTCTGTGTAGCGAACGTAATAAggaaattttgaaagtcTTCTAATggaatattatcaaaattaaCTCCATTTACtaatatttcttcaagGGGCCTTAAATGTTCAGCTCTTTTCGCGAGTGTTTTAGCAAATAAATCCCAATCCATACTGGACCTTAACAGTTCAGTCCCAGTTTCAGGTTTGATTCTTGTTTGAGAGATGTCGATCTTGTTCAAGGATTGACTGGTTAGCAAAAATTTGCACAATAATTGCCAGCTTTCCTTATTCATTGTAACATTGCGCAGGCTTATCTTCTCCAAGACAGAGGAGTAAGCAACTGATGAAATTACAATCTTAAACATTTCAGTTGATAAATTAACATTGTCAAAAACTATAGTTTGAATTGGAACTATTGCAATGAAATCACAAAATGATAAGATATCAATTAATGTTGGTTTGGGGTTCAAGAATTTTAATGTTTGTAAAGGAGCTGTCTTATCGGTAACTTGTTTCAAAGTAGATGGAATGGGTAAAATTTCTCTTAGATGGCAGCATCTGGTATATACCACATCAAGAGtgatttcttgatttcCTTCCAAAGTACTACCAGGATCATCAAAATGGTGTTCATGCATGTGGATTGGTAAATCAATTCCTGTCTTATTTAGCTTTTCACTTAAGTCAATGTTAATGTCCGTATCATGTACAGCTGAGTTTTGGTCTCTCTTTGACTGGTCCGATTGTGCCACGAGATTTAGCATGAACCCTGGTGCTGAGGCTTGTTTCCCATTTGAGAAGTTTGAAACTTCATGGGCTATTCTTCTAGCGGCGTGGTGGGCTTCTTGCTGATGTTTTTCAGCCTCTTTCAATGCAATTTGGTGGATCTCCAAAGCTCGTTTGTATTCTATGGAATCCTTTGTGAACTGAGGGCCAAGGTTATTCTTTTGCTGGTTGCTTGTGATACCTACAGAGATAGCCGGCAGTTCACTTATCATGTCATCAGGAATCATTATGTTGCCTGGTTTGGGTGTTCTGGAGGGCAATTGCTGTGGTGGGTCGGTCTCGAACTTATCTACTGCAAATTTGACTCTTTTCAAAGAGATCTTAGTCAAGTCTGTGGGTCTCTCTCGTGATCCCGATTCCTTTTGTGTTTCCTGGTGAGTGTTCTTAtctgtggtggtgttgTCACTATTTCTTGCTCTATGCTCCTTGGCGGACTTTGTAATCGATGTGGAGCGCCGTATATCTGGTGATGGCGAGTTTGCACTTACCGGGGAAGCTGGTGTCAACAGCTCTTGTGGGtaagttttcttttcgGAGGCTGTTGATATGGCCAATCTCTTTGCAGTGTCTAGTTTCTTCTCGGTGTCGTTGCTCTGCGAAGACGACCTGCTTCTTCCGAACAAGGACCCGAACAGAGAGGTCTTCTTTGGCTTTGAGCTTGTGGATGCGCTTCTCTTCACGGACACCAGTGACGGCGAGTTGCGCGACTGCGTGGGCGTGGGCGGCGGCGTCAGCACCGGCACTTCGTCCTTTGTCTCCTGATTTAAGCTATGTGTCTTGGTCAAGGCGGGCATGCGTGCACCGGGACCTCCATCTGCACGTATATCTACTTCGTCGTCGTCTTCTATGGCCACAGCCCCAGCCCCTGCTATGGCCCCAGCCATGGCCCTTGGTATGGCCATAGTCCCAGAAACACGCTTGGCGTGAGGGTCAGCGTACATGCCGTGGGAGAGCGACGCATTGGATATAGAGAGCGACCGCGACCTCTCCGTCTTTCCCGCGGCGCCGGCTACAGCGACAGCGCTGCGGTTCTTGCGCCGCGCCTTCTTGTGCGGCTTCGATCCCTTGTACAACCAGTCAACGGGCACGTCCACATCGTTGGTGATCATTGCTAGACTGTGGGAGTGTCAAGTTTGTataaccaaaaaaaaagccaGCGTACCAAACTTATGTATGCACCACCCGGTTTTCTCTTTGCTTTCTCTTGATTTCCACCTGCTCCCTCCCAACACGTTTACAACCAGAACTCGGCGGCAAAGACACAAACCTCAGAAAGTGGCCTTTTTATAATGGACGCaagttaaaaaaataaaatagcCGCCGAGATCTCTGGATTTGgaaagattttttttcttctactGGCCATCAATGTATCACCATGTACGCACCGTCCATCACGATTAGAACGAGGTtgcccccccccccaaCCTCCATCCCCCGAAATTTTGAGGCATTTTCTGTTGCGCGGGGGTTCCCTTGTACGTCGAGATGCGTGCTCTCACAAGGCAAAAGGCAAGATGTACGAAACGTGTGTTCCATACAAAATACGCCTGTACGGCACGCACTTCCCTCGTTGGTGCAAACACGCGCCATTCACCACAAACACAGTTTTGAGAGAATCATCACATGGTAGGAAAGAGAGGTGTAACGTACGAGGAGATATCCGGGTGCATCCCCGGAGGAGTAATGCGAGAACGCGGCGATGGCCTGGGAAGGGATCTGGAATCTACACTTTTCGTTACAAATTCCTTTCCTGCCCACTTTGTAGAGGCAGAGCACAGCACAGCACAGACACAGTGATGTCACCGATACGTTTCTATTACCAAGAACTCGGCCCGGAGATAAAGTGTACGGGGACCTCTGCGTGGACCTCTGCGTGGAGCACTGCGTGGAGCACTACGGAGGGGAGCGGAGCACTGCGGAGCAAAGCGGTGCAGAGAACTAGTGGAGATGGGGGTGTGTGTCTTCTTCCCACTGTGTCTTCCATGCCCAGGGGCTCTCACATATATAAGAGAAGCACAATTCATTTCATCTTGGACCCCGGCAGACCCCAGACACAAGCAACTAAAAATGTTTTTGCAGAGATTTGTGACAGTAGGCGGTGCTGCCATTGGAGCTAGAAGTACTATGGGTGCCATGGGTGCCATAGGTGCCATAGGTGCCAAGGGCACTATGAACAATATCGGAAGGAGGATGTATCATCCCAAGGTTATAGAGCATTACACGCACCCTAGGAATGTGGGGTCTATGGACAAGACGCTTCCTAATGTGGGTACTGGTCTGGTTGGTGCGCCTGCGTGTGGCGATGTGATGAGACTGCAGATCAAGGTTAATGACAAGACGGGCGTGATAGAGGACGTGAAGTTCAAGACGTTCGGGTGCGGTTCCGCGATCGCTTCCTCCTCGTATATGACTGAGCTAGTGCACGGCATGACCTTGGATGACGCCGCCAAGATCAAGAACACAACCATCGCAAAGGAGTTGAGTCTGCCACCTGTCAAACTGCACTGCTCTATGCTAGCAGAGGACGCTATCAAGGCAGCAATTAAGGACTACAAGTCTAAGAGAACATCTACGACAACACTGCACTAGAGGAGGAAAGGAAGAGAAAGCTCTAAATTTTAACGCTATACCCTCCCAAATATACACCCAAGCATTTTCcccattatttttttttacttattttcatttgatatCATTCCATTAAATTGAGAGAAAACCTTACAAGGGTTTCATCAGCCAGTCATTCATTCcaatttgaagtttttattttattcattCCCTAAACTTATCTTTGTTTGCATATTATTCATTTCAtcctttcaaaaatatagataGGCTCTTTATTATACAGTACCGTTTGGCCAATCTATTCCGTGTTGGCAAAACGATACAGACTTCTCGTATTTTTGCAGGTctaatttttcttcaccATATGTGTTATAGTTTATATATTCACAAGGTATCTATTTTAACTATTATGTTTTTACTTTCCCACTAACACTACCACTAGATATCCACTATTAGTGGCCCTAAATAAGTGAGACAAGTCTATGATGTTTGCTA
This is a stretch of genomic DNA from Nakaseomyces glabratus chromosome M, complete sequence. It encodes these proteins:
- the UME1 gene encoding Ume1p (CAGL0M02563g~Ortholog(s) have transcription corepressor activity), producing the protein MTVDTEIASNKLRNEEFKIWKKTIPLLYQHISTMKPKYANASKGTIKDVPCCLTFSDEVIPNKANGTLSTVIYYGIGNEIYSLDCDLPLGLHLQKDTLQPNEKLQLPQFDQIVSRIQSEDLSPKWRAAANCNIYKIKCVGNGKVVALLDSGAIVWFQESTESPVSMVDGGAKIIPNKYELEEDFVNDSLNKIDFDFDLSLNGEKIIVSQAVLNEDRTVIKVFSNIDKDLGKLLISLDLPGTKSVHNIKFYNDNIFGFCDNSGNLYFYDSRNLATPIWKIENEHILSFAFSPLVETLLITGGANGIINFWDVKRLTVKTATTGGDKRQESLLSLSNHVEEPISSVEFSASSPSEFITVGISGSIYHWDVFNYFEKVSELFSEGGDQSAIDSLDTEEIQAESLTFYHTGGSRRHLGKSTKKNSVSVHPIIEGLIGTIDTDGLITVYKPFTGVLPEAEDS
- the SPP1 gene encoding Spp1p (CAGL0M02585g~Ortholog(s) have chromatin binding, histone methyltransferase activity (H3-K4 specific), methylated histone binding activity) produces the protein MSNLLPEWCPPYSTTKIDTNTGEDVYCICKKPDYGELMVGCDGCDDWFHFECMKIPETYRNLVESFICPYCRVGITGPGSKGDGECPKSLWKKKCRLQDCYEPCESGSKYCSKEHGKEYMSRLLNKVKIKNDLNNRYANESDDKLLKDVYHATKNNVEKFKTFGSSSFIDSDIDRVDRHGEIYDKIINDDKYYKDLLTEKDNITNNQIEGLKKKVEELDKYLDWISSVNKLINGEDNTIEQEENVNDTIKTKKKKKKSQKRRSKKAICGYSLNLAKIPCNPEEFYNKYSEITTSTPDCNEIEGICIKLRCNKHSDWSTMTSDQYTRQIISLETHLKRLDLSISTRKRQLNINYFEHIMRS
- a CDS encoding uncharacterized protein (CAGL0M02541g~Protein of unknown function) produces the protein MLGAPISRDTPRKTRSKTQFFQGPIVSLITEKCTYEWGNPSIN
- the FRK1 gene encoding protein kinase FRK1 (CAGL0M02519g~Ortholog(s) have protein kinase activity, role in protein phosphorylation and cytoplasm localization), whose translation is MTASKRHTYYGGGSISYERTNNSEHDKTQRPQDHQGPKHRKHVTFGPYVIGATLGEGEFGKVKLAWSKSAYQQCDNTEGNAGNKPMTFKVPKQVAIKLIKRDFITKDPSKETKIYREINALKHLSHPNIVKLEEVLQNSKYIGIVLEYAAGGEFYKFIQRKRRLKENHACRLFSQLISAVHYIHSKGLVHRDLKLENLLLDNEENLIITDFGFVNEFLRQNGMMKTSCGSPCYAAPELVVSNRPYDARKADTWSCGIILFAMLAGYLPWDDDPKNPDGHDISRLYNYILNTPLKFPEYINPVPRDLLRKILVIDPKKRINIRSIEKHPWLESHSTFLSITPDEWDRLSNTKNIYRKSKPQFYPNKRPGSTYSNYSSGSKDNKRDSLIIDSALVSLPVPPKEFQSHILARPSSLVVESRYSPLGKRNGHNRSNSAASAALQAVFDASERESLKSVDSKPRSRSNDHKDIIEGIQPQKHAFVKPSRKVRPTSMQAPGSSYIHHGNFEGLHELMKRDNSTASSHQTSISSEARIFDASPTLIPDLTKSPSSSTGNSPKLLPRKSFTVSKPLLDLKFASADIIKANESTDSLSKRIHDQIYEVEHPRQRRHSYRYSGIISDLIFGTLSEEGEINTFENKDHKSDAEESEMTISESKLDSVSICSQQSNIHRNISKQASSVSLLRTTSNHSTNNLNVGSRTYGRAELYDKRHLRQIPSNTLNQINAPGNTHRNSAIYSEDDKRKSTAKRVFEFFKRRSMRV